A region from the Aeromicrobium choanae genome encodes:
- a CDS encoding SAF domain-containing protein codes for MESAVRFVLTHRRVLAAALAGLAAWAAIGAVTRSPDTREVLVAARDLGGGSTVTRADVRIQRLPRHTVPEGSIGRSDAIGRALAGAMRAGEVFTDRRVVDPRDLGEDRVLATVEVPSATGDLLRSGDAVDLLAVGDEGRAVPVAEAVEVITVRSDPDRETAVLGVAASPRVATEVARASVTSRLTAVVVGRQRLR; via the coding sequence ATGGAATCGGCCGTCCGCTTCGTCCTGACCCACCGGCGCGTCCTCGCCGCCGCCCTGGCCGGGCTGGCCGCGTGGGCGGCGATCGGCGCCGTCACCCGCTCCCCCGACACCCGCGAGGTGCTCGTCGCCGCCCGCGACCTCGGCGGCGGGTCCACCGTGACCCGCGCCGACGTGCGGATCCAGCGGCTCCCTCGCCACACCGTGCCCGAAGGATCGATCGGCCGGTCCGACGCGATCGGCCGCGCTCTCGCGGGCGCCATGCGCGCCGGCGAGGTCTTCACCGACCGGCGGGTCGTCGACCCGCGCGACCTGGGCGAGGACCGGGTCCTGGCCACCGTCGAGGTGCCCTCCGCCACCGGGGACCTGCTCAGGTCCGGCGACGCGGTCGACCTGCTCGCCGTGGGCGACGAGGGGCGCGCCGTCCCGGTGGCCGAGGCGGTCGAGGTGATCACGGTGCGCTCGGACCCCGACCGTGAGACGGCCGTGCTGGGCGTGGCGGCATCGCCCCGCGTGGCCACCGAGGTCGCGCGGGCGTCGGTGACGTCGCGACTCACCGCCGTGGTGGTGGGTCGTCAGCGCCTGCGCTGA
- a CDS encoding FmdB family zinc ribbon protein, producing MPTYQYRCADCAEELEIKQSFSDAALTTCPSCGGDLRKVFGAAGVVFKGSGFYRTDSRSGGGSSSGSSSSSSSSSGSSSSSSSSGSTGSGAA from the coding sequence GTGCCCACCTACCAGTACCGTTGCGCCGACTGTGCCGAAGAGCTCGAGATCAAGCAGAGCTTCTCCGACGCCGCGCTGACGACATGCCCCTCCTGCGGCGGAGACCTCCGCAAGGTGTTCGGGGCCGCGGGCGTGGTGTTCAAGGGCTCGGGCTTCTACCGCACCGACAGCCGCTCCGGCGGCGGCTCCTCGTCCGGCTCGTCGTCGTCCTCCTCCTCCAGCTCCGGCTCGTCCTCCTCGAGCTCGTCGAGCGGCTCCACCGGCTCCGGCGCCGCCTGA
- a CDS encoding hemolysin family protein encodes MTEWLLLFTSFLLMLACGVFVAAEFSFVTVDRATIERDAAAGDRGAEGTLKALRTLSTQLSGAQLGITITNLAIGFLAEPAIGRILHDPLTSLGLSGGGLSVASYAIALVLSTIVTMLVGELIPKNLALSLPQRTAAATQWPQRAFTRAMAWPIRGLNSMANRTLEWLGVEPQEELRSARSPLELRSLVLRSAQEGAIDDETAELVARSIAFGDRTAADVRTPRVRVHFLEERDTAMDLIEAARQTGHSKFPVIGRSADDIVGVVHVKQAVAVDPDRRRTVRLSEIAEAAATVPDTLELDPLLVQLRDQNNQMAIVVDEYGGTDGIVTLEDLVEEIVGDIADEHDRLSESSRHRRDGTWSLSGLLRPDEVFEQTGVMLPEHEDYETIAGLVLERLGRLAVRGDVVTLQVDSTPENDEDDAEPLTVHLTVERLEGRRIDRLALTIESATKEAGR; translated from the coding sequence GTGACCGAATGGCTTCTGCTGTTCACGTCGTTCCTGCTCATGCTCGCCTGCGGTGTCTTCGTCGCCGCGGAGTTCTCCTTCGTCACCGTCGACCGCGCCACCATCGAGCGCGACGCAGCGGCCGGTGACCGCGGTGCCGAGGGCACCCTCAAGGCCCTGCGCACCCTCTCCACCCAGCTGAGCGGTGCCCAGCTGGGCATCACGATCACGAACCTGGCCATCGGCTTCCTGGCCGAGCCGGCGATCGGGCGGATCCTGCACGATCCCCTGACCTCCCTCGGGCTGTCGGGCGGCGGGTTGAGCGTCGCCTCCTACGCGATCGCGCTGGTGCTCAGCACGATCGTCACGATGCTGGTCGGCGAGCTGATCCCGAAGAACCTGGCCCTCTCGCTGCCGCAGCGCACCGCCGCCGCGACCCAGTGGCCCCAGCGCGCGTTCACCCGCGCGATGGCGTGGCCCATCCGCGGCCTGAACTCGATGGCCAACCGCACCCTGGAGTGGCTCGGCGTCGAGCCCCAGGAGGAGCTGCGCTCGGCCCGCTCGCCGCTGGAGCTGCGGTCCCTCGTGCTGCGCTCGGCGCAGGAGGGTGCCATCGACGACGAGACCGCCGAGCTGGTGGCGCGCAGCATCGCCTTCGGCGACCGCACCGCCGCCGACGTGCGCACGCCGCGCGTCCGCGTGCACTTCCTCGAGGAGCGCGACACCGCGATGGACCTCATCGAGGCGGCGCGCCAGACCGGCCACTCGAAGTTCCCGGTCATCGGCCGCTCGGCAGACGACATCGTCGGAGTGGTGCACGTGAAGCAGGCCGTCGCGGTCGATCCCGACCGGCGCCGCACGGTGCGGCTGTCCGAGATCGCCGAGGCCGCCGCCACGGTGCCCGACACGCTCGAGCTCGATCCGCTGCTGGTCCAGCTGCGCGACCAGAACAACCAGATGGCGATCGTGGTCGACGAGTACGGCGGCACCGACGGCATCGTCACGCTGGAGGACCTGGTCGAGGAGATCGTGGGCGACATCGCCGACGAGCACGACCGGCTCTCCGAGAGCAGCCGCCACCGCCGCGACGGCACCTGGTCGCTGTCGGGCCTGCTGCGCCCCGACGAGGTCTTCGAGCAGACCGGGGTGATGCTGCCCGAGCACGAGGACTACGAGACGATCGCCGGCCTCGTGCTGGAGCGGCTCGGCCGGCTCGCCGTGCGTGGCGACGTCGTGACGCTCCAGGTCGACTCCACCCCCGAGAACGACGAGGACGACGCGGAGCCGCTGACGGTCCACCTGACGGTCGAGCGGCTGGAGGGCCGGCGGATCGACCGCCTCGCCCTCACGATCGAATCCGCCACCAAGGAGGCCGGCCGATGA
- a CDS encoding hemolysin family protein: MSGWPALALTLLLLILNALFVAAEFALISARRTQLEPEAQAGKRSAKLALKAMENVTLAMAAAQLGITICSLGLGAISEPAIAHLLEPLFEYLGVPHGFVHPISFAIALTLVVFLHVVYGEMVPKNIALAAPDRAALILGPFMLAVIAVLKPLVVSLNAIANAAVRLVGIEPKDEVASTFTHDEVAGLVEESRREGLLDEDEYGLVSGALDFHEGTVAQVLLPRDGLVTIAPGSTPVDVEHACARTGYSRFPVAGDDGELTGYLHIKDVLETDDTSRARPIADKWLRPLSTVAVGSGLYDALRTMQAKGSHMARVADASGVVIGVVMLEDVLEELVGEIREQV; encoded by the coding sequence ATGAGCGGATGGCCCGCGCTGGCACTCACCCTGCTGCTGCTGATCCTCAACGCCCTGTTCGTGGCGGCCGAGTTCGCCCTGATCTCGGCCCGTCGCACGCAGCTCGAGCCCGAGGCCCAGGCCGGCAAGCGCTCGGCCAAGCTGGCGCTGAAGGCGATGGAGAACGTCACGCTCGCGATGGCCGCGGCACAGCTGGGCATCACGATCTGCTCGCTCGGCCTCGGTGCGATCAGCGAGCCGGCGATCGCCCACTTGCTGGAGCCCCTCTTCGAGTACCTGGGCGTGCCGCACGGATTCGTGCACCCGATCTCGTTCGCGATCGCGCTCACCCTCGTGGTCTTCCTTCACGTCGTCTACGGCGAGATGGTGCCGAAGAACATCGCCCTGGCCGCACCCGACCGCGCTGCGCTCATCCTCGGCCCGTTCATGCTCGCGGTGATCGCCGTCCTCAAGCCGCTCGTGGTGTCGCTCAACGCGATCGCCAACGCGGCGGTGCGCCTCGTGGGCATCGAGCCGAAGGACGAGGTCGCCTCCACCTTCACCCACGACGAGGTCGCCGGGCTGGTGGAGGAGTCGCGCCGCGAAGGCCTGCTGGACGAGGACGAGTACGGCCTCGTGAGCGGCGCCCTGGACTTCCACGAGGGCACCGTCGCGCAGGTGCTGCTGCCGCGCGACGGCCTGGTCACGATCGCTCCGGGGTCGACCCCGGTCGACGTCGAGCACGCGTGCGCCCGAACGGGGTACTCGCGGTTCCCGGTGGCCGGGGACGACGGCGAGCTGACGGGCTACCTGCACATCAAGGACGTGCTGGAGACCGACGACACGTCGCGCGCGCGCCCGATCGCCGACAAGTGGCTCCGGCCCCTGTCCACCGTGGCGGTCGGCAGTGGCCTGTACGACGCGCTGCGCACCATGCAGGCCAAGGGCTCGCACATGGCGCGCGTGGCCGACGCGAGCGGCGTCGTCATCGGCGTGGTGATGCTCGAGGACGTCCTGGAGGAGCTCGTCGGCGAGATCCGCGAGCAGGTCTGA
- the guaA gene encoding glutamine-hydrolyzing GMP synthase → MAPETPESVAETNHDTVIVVDFGAQYAQLIARRVREAKVFSEIMPHTATSEEILAKNPKAVILSGGPSSVYEEGAPQLPVGLVDSGTAVFGICYGFMAMAQALGGQVARTGQREYGRTNVSVLEPGTLLNGLPAQLVSWMSHGDEVVREPEGFTLSARSDRATVAAFENTDRRLAGVQWHPEVMHSEFGQKILEHFLFDIAGCSPTWTSANIVDEQVELIRQQVGDARVISALSGGVDSAVSTALVQKAIGDQLTAVFVDHGLLRQGEAEQVRQDYVAATGVDLKVVDAKDQFLGFLEGVTDPEEKRKIIGREFIRTFEAAEREVLATPGAPVRFLVQGTLYPDVVESGGGEGAANIKSHHNVGGLPEDLEFSLIEPLRTLFKDEVRQVGRQLGIPEAIVSRHPFPGPGLAIRIVGAVSEERLEILRRADAIVREETTAAGLDSEIWQFPVVLLADVRSVGVQGDGRTYGHPIVLRPVSSEDAMTADWSRLPYELLERISTRITNEVDEVNRVVLDVTSKPPGTIEWE, encoded by the coding sequence GTGGCCCCCGAGACCCCTGAATCCGTAGCCGAGACCAACCACGACACCGTCATCGTCGTCGACTTCGGCGCGCAGTACGCCCAGTTGATCGCACGGCGCGTGCGCGAGGCGAAGGTCTTCTCCGAGATCATGCCGCACACCGCGACGTCCGAGGAGATCCTGGCCAAGAACCCGAAGGCCGTGATCCTCTCCGGCGGGCCGTCGTCGGTCTACGAGGAGGGCGCACCGCAGCTGCCCGTCGGCCTGGTCGACTCGGGCACCGCCGTCTTCGGCATCTGCTACGGCTTCATGGCGATGGCGCAGGCGCTCGGCGGCCAGGTCGCCCGCACCGGCCAGCGCGAGTACGGCCGCACCAACGTCTCGGTGCTCGAGCCGGGCACGCTGCTCAACGGCCTGCCGGCCCAGCTCGTCAGCTGGATGTCCCACGGCGACGAGGTCGTGCGCGAGCCCGAGGGCTTCACCCTCAGCGCCAGGAGCGACCGGGCCACGGTGGCGGCGTTCGAGAACACCGACCGCCGGCTCGCGGGCGTGCAGTGGCACCCCGAGGTCATGCACTCGGAGTTCGGCCAGAAGATCCTCGAGCACTTCCTGTTCGACATCGCGGGGTGCTCGCCCACGTGGACCAGCGCGAACATCGTCGACGAGCAGGTCGAGCTCATCCGCCAGCAGGTGGGCGACGCGCGCGTCATCTCGGCGCTCTCGGGCGGCGTCGACTCGGCCGTCTCGACCGCGCTCGTGCAGAAGGCGATCGGCGACCAGCTGACCGCCGTCTTCGTCGACCACGGCCTGCTGCGCCAGGGCGAGGCCGAGCAGGTGCGCCAGGACTACGTCGCCGCGACCGGCGTCGACCTGAAGGTCGTCGACGCGAAGGACCAGTTCCTGGGCTTCCTCGAGGGCGTCACCGACCCCGAGGAGAAGCGCAAGATCATCGGCCGCGAGTTCATCCGCACGTTCGAGGCCGCCGAGCGCGAGGTCCTCGCGACCCCGGGCGCGCCGGTCAGGTTCCTGGTGCAGGGCACGCTCTACCCCGACGTCGTCGAGTCCGGCGGCGGCGAGGGCGCGGCCAACATCAAGAGCCACCACAACGTGGGCGGCCTGCCCGAGGACCTGGAGTTCTCGCTCATCGAGCCGCTGCGCACGCTGTTCAAGGACGAGGTGCGCCAGGTCGGCCGCCAGCTCGGCATCCCCGAGGCGATCGTCTCGCGTCATCCGTTCCCGGGCCCGGGCCTGGCGATCCGCATCGTCGGCGCGGTGAGCGAGGAGCGCCTCGAGATCCTGCGTCGTGCCGACGCGATCGTCCGCGAGGAGACCACGGCCGCGGGTCTGGACTCCGAGATCTGGCAGTTCCCGGTGGTCCTGCTGGCCGACGTCCGCTCGGTCGGCGTGCAGGGCGACGGACGCACCTACGGCCACCCGATCGTGCTGCGTCCCGTCTCCAGCGAGGACGCGATGACCGCCGACTGGAGCCGCCTGCCGTACGAGCTCCTCGAGCGGATCTCCACGCGCATCACGAACGAGGTCGACGAGGTCAACCGCGTCGTCCTCGACGTCACCAGCAAGCCGCCGGGAACCATCGAGTGGGAGTGA
- a CDS encoding DoxX family protein yields the protein MTTHTHTRPATGPTSGTAFGPRAQRAGWVVTALVTAFLGFDAVTHLLQVEQVREASAGLGIPDHVIVICGAVLGSLVIGYLVPATRAMAVVLITAYLGGAVAVNLIAEQPALNSVFAILAAVLVWAGAWPRDARLRGLLRA from the coding sequence ATGACCACCCACACCCACACCCGGCCCGCCACCGGACCCACCTCCGGCACGGCGTTCGGCCCGCGGGCGCAGCGCGCCGGCTGGGTCGTGACGGCGCTCGTCACGGCGTTCCTCGGCTTCGACGCCGTCACCCACCTGCTGCAGGTCGAGCAGGTGCGCGAGGCGAGCGCCGGACTCGGCATCCCCGACCACGTGATCGTGATCTGCGGCGCCGTGCTCGGCAGCCTCGTCATCGGCTACCTGGTCCCCGCCACCCGCGCGATGGCCGTCGTCCTCATCACGGCGTACCTCGGCGGTGCGGTCGCGGTGAACCTGATCGCCGAGCAGCCCGCGCTCAACTCGGTCTTCGCGATCCTCGCCGCCGTCCTCGTGTGGGCCGGCGCGTGGCCGCGGGACGCCCGCCTGCGCGGCCTGCTGCGCGCCTGA